CGTTGGTCGTCTCCACGCTGATGCCGGCGCGCTGCATGGTGAGGAGCACGGTCTCGAGCGTGTCGGCGCGCGCACCGCGGAGCGTCACGTCGCCGCCGGTCATGCCCGCCGCCATGGCATAGGTGCCCGCCTCGATCCGGTCCGAGATCACCGTATGTTCGGCTCCGTGCAGCGAGGTGACGCCGGTGATCTTCAGCGTGCGTGTGTGGATGCCTTCGATCTTTGCGCCCATCTTGACGAGGCATTCCGCCACGTCGCCGATTTCGGGTTCCGTCGCGGCATTCTCGATGATGGTGTCGCCCTGCGCCAGAACGGCCGCCATCAGCGCTGCATGCGTTGCGCCGACCGAGACCTTGGCAAACGAGATGTGACCGCCCTTGAGGCCGTTCTTGGCCTTGGCCAGCACGTAGCCGTTCTCGATGTCGCAGACAGCGCCGAGCTTCTCCATCGCCTGCAGATGCATGTCGACGGGCCGCGTGCCGATGGCGCAGCCGCCGGGCAGCGACACCTTGGCTTCGCCGCAGCGGGCAATCAGCGGTCCCAGCACCCAGAAGGAGGCGCGCATCTTGGACACGAGTTCATAGGGCGCGGTGGTATCGACGATCGACTTCGCGGAAATCTTCAGCGTCTCGCCCGCAAGGCCGGACTGGCCGGCGCGCTTGCCCGCCGTCATGATGTCGACGCCGTGGTTGTTGAGGATCTTCTGCAGGCGCAGCACGTCGGCAAGGCGCGGCACGTTGTGCAGCGTCACCGTTTCGGGCGTGAGTAGCGGAATGATCATCAGCGGCAGCGCAGCGTTCTTCGCCCCCGAGATGTCGATGGT
The nucleotide sequence above comes from Hyphomicrobiales bacterium. Encoded proteins:
- the murA gene encoding UDP-N-acetylglucosamine 1-carboxyvinyltransferase, whose amino-acid sequence is MDRIRIRGGNKLNGTIDISGAKNAALPLMIIPLLTPETVTLHNVPRLADVLRLQKILNNHGVDIMTAGKRAGQSGLAGETLKISAKSIVDTTAPYELVSKMRASFWVLGPLIARCGEAKVSLPGGCAIGTRPVDMHLQAMEKLGAVCDIENGYVLAKAKNGLKGGHISFAKVSVGATHAALMAAVLAQGDTIIENAATEPEIGDVAECLVKMGAKIEGIHTRTLKITGVTSLHGAEHTVISDRIEAGTYAMAAGMTGGDVTLRGARADTLETVLLTMQRAGISVETTNEGLRVRRNGSGILPVDVTTDPYPGFPTDLQAQFMGLMTKAHGTSHIRETIFENRFMHVQELARLGADIHLHGDMAEVRGVKKLTGADVMATDLRASATLVIAGLAAEGETMLHRVYHLDRGFESLEEKLQACGADVTRISG